The following proteins come from a genomic window of Mustela lutreola isolate mMusLut2 chromosome 6, mMusLut2.pri, whole genome shotgun sequence:
- the LOC131834370 gene encoding heterogeneous nuclear ribonucleoprotein A1-like gives MSKSESPKEPEQLRKLFIGGLSFETTDESLRSHFEQWGTLTDCVVMRDPNTKRSRGFGFVTYATVEEVDAAMNARPHKVDGRVVEPKRAVSREDSQRPGAHLTVKKIFVGGIKEDTEEHHLRDYFEQYGKIEVIEIMTDRGSGKKRGFAFVTFDDHDSVDKIVIQKYHTVNGHNCEVRKALSKQEMASASSSQRGRSGSGNFGGGRGGGLGGNDNFGRRGNFSGRGGFGGSRGGGGYGGSGDGYNGFGNDGSNFGGGGSYNDFGNYNNQSSNFGPMKGGNFGGRSSGPHGGGGQYLAKPRNQGSYGGSSSSSSYGSGRRF, from the coding sequence ATGTCTAAGTCAGAGTCTCCCAAAGAGCCTGAACAGCTGCGGAAGCTCTTCATCGGAGGTCTGAGCTTTGAAACAACCGATGAGAGTCTGAGGAGCCATTTTGAGCAATGGGGAACACTTACGGACTGTGTGGTAATGAGAGATCCGAACACCAAGCgctccagaggctttgggtttgtcacctatgccactgtggaggaggtggatgcagccatgaatgcaaggccacacaaggtggatggaagagttgtggaaccaaagagggctgtctcaagagaagattctcaaagacctggtgcccacttaactgtgaaaaagatttttgttggtggcattaaagaagacactgaagaacatcatctaagagattatttcgaacagtatgggaaaatcgaagtgattgagatcatgactgaccgaggcagtggcaaaaagaggggttttgcttttgtaacatttgatgaccatgattctgtagacaagattgtcattcaaaaataccatactgtgaatggccacaactgtgaagtaaggaaagcgctctctaagcaagagatggctagtgcttcatccagccaaagaggtcgaagtggttctggaaactttggtggtgGTCGTGGAGGTGGTTTGGGTGGGAATGACAACTTTGGTCGCAGAGGAAACTTCAGTGGTCgaggtggctttggtggcagtcgaggtggtggtggatatggtggcagtggggatggctataacggatttggtaatgatggaagcaactttggaggtggcggaagctataatgattttggcaattacaacaatcaatcctcaaattttggacccatgaaaggaggcaattttggaggcagaagctcTGGCCCTCATGGTGGTGGAGGCCAATACCTCGCCAAACCACGAAACCAAGGTAGCTAtggtggttccagcagcagcagcagctatggcagtggcagaaggttttaa